Proteins from one Hemibagrus wyckioides isolate EC202008001 linkage group LG16, SWU_Hwy_1.0, whole genome shotgun sequence genomic window:
- the LOC131366979 gene encoding protein mono-ADP-ribosyltransferase PARP14-like isoform X3, with translation MDEFPYPVLVEGDWSSINPKTLQSKVQIYFQSRKKSQGGDCVIKWSDRSCTVFFKSEEIRDQVLDKADHAVPIEKQVVKLKVSKPSSDSGSRPEEKAQASAKTGSDVSAGACQAACSVQVDNVPADIITNIKFLEQYLEKWGGGVEKINVNPQDQRLIVTFCSQDAAKRILEKTDHTISNQPVTMCPYFGFDASQITEVLEDTPWSSAVVLENVPEDMNEDFLTLLVESFCGHSEVEHSLELISESNAAVVTFKDPSAVEKFLKECGTKKKFLEYGFKARHLEKSRSVRVENLPAQCHNQFLELYFEKHVGAVERIKVIADEQVAIITFQDHQAVQNVLGKKHAIRNSPINIYPYFPSLGSVLYGKDRPKWSLPKPFTHKIHPAIREFLQKKGQISSICNQMSSHFCQVKIDKDEVLLSPLPALLRRKGIAKKHIDSWKEDTIDAFKNILSCFGVFEYSVMPSVWTAVEKDIRSVVKDKAVLEVDFSTGCLTLAGMAKDINMLKPILETVLKDASSQIEREKMKTSDSIIMPPAIFFLFQQEELQKSALAKYPQLELTYRKDVNQLQLTGLHMEIIEIKNFILERRLSMKEKILKMDSSLLNFLSSVDSEEMSRDMFTSKGINAVYRFENGDNVLTASTDKTLTEAEKRLEMMLTSQRLSVEDLAVLKRPEWKDLTNQLCESYNSSKKTTVLIKSLEDRNTLMVCGFQEPVREVSKSLEQFINKYSRVEETLRVKCSAVVKFIREKKPQVWQKFLKGDELNIHFDSKRPLIRVSGERIHVQPALMAFQNIAKNVFTDKFTIRKAGAKKYFQEQGSMIFMMIKDERFVVVLEDASVEEDIEESYHEKSYNEGTVEHSVQHFCEVQTPGGIVIKVLKADICQLKVDAVVNAANEDLKHIGGLALALLNAAGPSLQQSSNQYIAKHGKLLTGKAITTEAGRLPCKYVVHAVGPRFYSTNKSTAVRQLRQAVRESLDQAVFKRCSSIAIPAISSGIFGFPLDLCTETIAKELHSYVEFQIGQGGMSTLKEIHLVDNNSKTVDAMVQAVKKEFTDFNPRITLPRQIGHGHGQHGQNHQGQSNRGQGYHGQDVGRHDNVVRGNEFRSQYEDIDRSGSGFLEDQSTKEGLKIILRKGNIQDAHSDVIINTISEDLDLSKGAVSKAILNAAGPQMQAEIYSQGISRLKYGNIVDTKGYNLKCQMVFHTVCPYWKGGNSSENEILQGIIDTCLKKAERHKMTSISFPAIGTGNLNFPIDLVSRILLSEIHAFSASVLPQFLKEVTVMVHPSASETVQCFVKSFRGGWQGSIRKRAHAVQQSPAKKTPPVRSQQPAVYIGAVSTPSLGVHRMQIKHLTLEVSSGDITKERCDAVVNSSNSSFSLKSGVSKAILDAAGIAVERECQQIMASQSQNGDMIMTLGGQLPCRNIIHIVGRNSPAEIKNVVYSVLKFCEEQKFSSVAFPALGTGQGGAHPSAVADAMIEALIDFVKKKKGTHLQSVKFLIFQTPMVSDFHQSMLKKQQERLDEEGGIIGWIKGEIETVVSYFRGNKSEGAENEEFVLVGEEFEPVVLQLCGESQEDLNMARNLITSFIVREHMSSKIQDSAISNFGQEEADILSNLQRELTVSIQLLKSGPEPVLTMEGLTRDVVKAESQIRDMIRKVEKNMTRHREAFSLMTQVEWQYQDHSGKFVPFDLLTNYDLEEALQFKQPRVMISINNDPYEANFISGKAKGKHREIELKRIDRKQEQNSVSLPSHWKDMKGKFLLKVEIQQGSKEYADVETLFRQTGLTSNILKIERVQNETLWKNYMNQKVYLEKKNNHTNNEKLLFHGTGPANIDKINERGFNRSYAGMHGAMYGNGVYFAVDPCYSAQGYAKPDQKGHKRMYLARVLVGDFTTGKAGLLTPPDKKSTGTEQYDSVTDPNQTMFVIFHDVYAYPEYLITFQ, from the exons ATGGATGAATTTCCGTATCCAGTGCTCGTGGAGGGAGACTGGTCATCTATAAACCCTAAAACACTCCAAAGCAAAGTTCAGATTTACTTTCAGAGCAGAAAGAAATCTCAGGGAGGAGACTGCGTCATCAAATGGTCTGATCGGAGCTGTACTGTCTTCTTCAAATCAGAAGAAA TCCGGGATCAAGTTCTCGATAAAGCTGATCATGCAGTGCCCATCGAGAAACAGGTGGTAAAGCTAAAGGTGTCCAAACCATCCAGTGATTCAGGAAGTCGCCCAGAAGAAAAAGCCCAAGCATCA gctaaaacaggaagtgatgtgtCAGCTGGAGCTTGTCAAGCAG CCTGCAGTGTGCAAGTGGATAATGTCCCTGCTGATATCATCACCAACATTAAATTTCTGGAGCAGTACCTTGAAAAGTGGGGTGGAGGTGTAGAGAAAATCAACGTAAATCCTCAGGACCAAAGACTTATTGTGACATTCTGCTCACAAGATG CTGCAAAGAGAATTTTGGAGAAGACGGATCACACTatatccaatcagccagtcaCCATGTGCCCATACT TTGGATTTGATGCGAGTCAAATCACTGAGGTTTTGGAAGACACGCCATGGTCCAGTGCTGTGGTCCTAGAGAATGTGCCAGAAGACATGAATGAAGACTTCCTAACGCTATTAGTGGAGAGTTTCTGTGGTCATTCTGAAGTGGAACATTCCTTAGAGTTAATATCAGAATCAAATGCTGCCGTTGTGACCTTTAAGGACCCCAGCG ctGTAGAGAAGTTTCTCAAAGAATGCGGAACTAAAAAGAAGTTCCTTGAGTATGGTTTCAAGGCCCGGCATCTGGAGAAAAGTCGAAGTGTCAGAGTGGAAAACCTGCCTGCTCAGTGCCATAATCAGTTTCTAGAACTTTACTTTGAAAAGCATGTAGGAGCCGTGGAAAGAATCAAGGTCATAGCAGATGAACAAGTTGCAATCATCACCTTTCAAGATCACCAGG CTGTCCAGAATGTCCTGGGGAAAAAACATGCCATTCGCAACAGCCCAATTAATATATACCCATATTTCCCTTCTTTGGGTTCTGTTTTGTATGGCAAAGACAGACCAAAGTGGTCGCTGCCCAAACCATTTACACATAAGATCCATCCTGCCATTAGAGAATTCCTCCAGAAGAAAGGACAAATCTCTTCCATCTGTAACCAGATGAGCTCACACTTCTGCCAAGTGAAGATAGACAAAGATGAAGTTTTGTTGAGTCCTCTTCCTGCCCTGCTGAGACGAAAAGGTATAGCCAAAAAGCACATAGACAGCTGGAAGGAAGACACCATAGATGCTTTCAAAAACATCCTCTCCTGCTTTGGTGTTTTTGAGTATTCAGTGATGCCTTCAGTATGGACTGCAGTAGAGAAAGATATCCGGTCTGTTGTAAAAGACAAAGCTGTACTGGAGGTGGATTTCTCAACAGGATGTCTGACTCTGGCAGGAATGGCTAAAGATATTAACATGTTGAAACCGATATTGGAGACCGTTTTAAAGGATGCATCAAGTCAGATAGAAAGGGAAAAGATGAAGACCTCAGACAGCATTATTATGCCCCCTGCCATATTCTTCTTGTTTCAGCAGGAGGAACTGCAAAAGAGTGCTTTAGCCAAATATCCACAGCTGGAGCTGACGTACAGAAAGGATGTAAATCAGTTACAGTTAACTGGGCTTCATATGGAAATTATTGAAATCAAGAATTTCATCTTGGAGAGACGATTGAGCATGAAAGAGAAAATTCTGAAAATGGATTCTTCCTTGCTGAATTTCTTGAGCTCAGTGGACTCTGAGGAAATGTCAAGAGATATGTTTACATCCAAGGGAATTAATGCGGTCTACAGATTTGAAAATGGGGACAATGTTTTGACTGCGAGTACAGATAAAACACTGACTGAGGCTGAGAAGAGGCTTGAAATGATGCTGACATCACAGAGACTTTCTGTAGAAGACCTAGCTGTGCTCAAAAGGCCAGAATGGAAAGATCTCACTAATCAGCTTTGCGAGTCATACAACTCATCCAAGAAGACAACAGTGCTTATAAAGTCCTTAGAGGACAGGAATACACTTATGGTTTGTGGCTTTCAGGAACCAGTCAGAGAAGTCAGTAAGAGTCTGGagcaatttattaataaatactcAAGGGTAGAAGAGACCCTTCGTGTCAAGTGTTCTGCTGTAGTGAAATTTATCAGAGAGAAGAAGCCCCAAGTTTGGCAGAAATTTTTAAAGGGTGATGAACTGAACATACATTTTGACTCAAAAAGACCCTTGATTCGAGTGTCTGGAGAGCGTATTCATGTTCAGCCTGCGCTAATGGCTTTTCAGAACAttgcaaaaaatgttttcacTGATAAGTTTACAATTAGAAAGGCAGGAGCGAAAAAGTATTTCCAGGAACAGGGTAGCATGATCTTTATGATGATAAAGGATGAAAGATTTGTAGTTGTGCTTGAGGATGCTTCTGTAGAGGAAGACATTGAGGAGAGTTACCATGAAAAGAGTTATAATGAAGGTACAGTGGAACACTCTGTACAGCATTTCTGTGAGGTTCAGACTCCTGGTGGGATTGTCATCAAAGTCCTGAAGGCCGACATCTGCCAGTTAAAAGTAGATGCTGTAGTCAATGCTGCCAACGAGGACTTGAAGCACATTGGTGGTTTAGCATTAGCACTTCTGAATGCTGCAGGTCCATCTTTACAACAAAGCAGTAATCAATATATAGCTAAACATGGGAAACTGTTAACTGGGAAAGCTATTACTACAGAAGCAGGCCGTCTGCCATGTAAATATGTGGTGCATGCTGTAGGTCCCCGCTTTTACAGTACCAACAAGTCTACGGCTGTGAGGCAACTGAGACAAGCTGTGAGGGAAAGTTTGGACCAAGCTGTGTTTAAAAGGTGCTCCTCCATTGCAATCCCTGCCATCAGCTCAGGGATATTTGGATTTCCTCTTGACCTCTGCACTGAGACGATTGCTAAGGAACTACATTCATATGTTGAATTCCAGATTGGCCAAGGTGGCATGAGCACACTGAAAGAGATTCATTTGGTGGACAATAATTCCAAAACTGTCGATGCCATGGTACAGGCTGTTAAAAAGGAGTTTACTGACTTCAACCCCAGAATAACATTACCACGGCAAATTGGCCATGGCCATGGTCAGCATGGTCAGAATCATCAGGGTCAAAGTAACCGAGGTCAGGGGTATCATGGACAAGATGTTGGTAGACATGACAATGTAGTAAGGGGTAATGAATTTAGATCCCAGTATGAGGACATAGACAGGTCAGGCTCAGGGTTTCTTGAAGATCAATCTACAAAAGAAGGACTGAAAATCATTCTGAGGAAGGGGAATATCCAGGATGCACAT TCTGATGTCATCATCAATACCATCTCTGAAGACCTTGATCTCAGTAAAGGTGCCGTCTCCAAAGCAATACTCAACGCTGCTGGTCCTCAAATGCAAGCTGAAATTTATTCACAAGGTATTTCCAGGCTGAAGTATGGAAACATAGTGGACACTAAAGGCTATAACTTAAAATGTCAAATGGTCTTCCATACCGTTTGTCCATATTGGAAAGGAGGGAATAGCTCAGAAAATGAG ATTCTACAAGGGATCATTGACACCTGCCTGAAAAAAGCAGAGAGACATAAAATGACTTCGATTTCCTTTCCAGCCATCGGCACAGGGAACCTTAACTTTCCCATAGATCTGGTCTCCAGAATTTTGCTAAGTGAGATTCATGCCTTCAGTGCCAGTGTTTTGCCTCAGTTCCTTAAAGAGGTGACGGTGATGGTGCATCCATCAGCCAGTGAGACAGTCCAG tGCTTTGTAAAAAGCTTCAGAGGTGGATGGCAGGGTTCCATCAGGAAAAGAGCACACGCTGTTCAGCAATCACCAGCTAAAAAAACACCTCCTGTTAGATCACAACAGCCTGCTG TTTATATTGGAGCGGTTTCTACTCCTAGTCTTGGAGTGCACAGAATGCAAATAAAGCATTTGACTCTGGAGGTGTCTTCAGGTGACATCACCAAAGAGAGATGTGATGCAGTTGTTAATTCCTCCAATTCATCATTCTCTCTAAAATCAG GAGTTTCCAAGGCCATTTTAGATGCTGCTGGTATTGCAGTGGAAAGGGAATGTCAACAGATTA tggCATCACAATCTCAGAATGGAGACATGATCATGACTTTAGGAGGACAGCTTCCATGCAGAAACATTATTCACATTGTAGGTCGAAACAGTCCTGCAGAAATCAAAAATGTTGTTTACTCTGTATTAAAGTTCTGTGAGGAACAAAAGTTCTCGTCTGTCGCCTTTCCAGCACTTGGCACAG GTCAAGGTGGAGCCCACCCTTCTGCTGTTGCAGATGCCATGATTGAAGCCTTGATTGACtttgtgaagaagaaaaaaggaacaCATTTGCAAAGTGTAAAATTCTTGATATTCCAGACACCCATGGTATCTGATTTTCATCAGAGCATGCTGAAGAAGCAGCAGGAACGTCTGGATGAGGAAGGTGGTATTATAGGCTGGATTAAAG GGGAAATAGAAACTGTGGTCAGCTACTTTCGTGGCAACAAATCAGAAGGGGCTGAAAATGAAGAATTCGTGTTGGTGGGCGAGGAGTTCGAGCCTGTTGTACTTCAGCTGTGTGGAGAGAGTCAGGAGGACCTGAACATGGCGAGGAACCTGATCACCAGCTTCATTGTGAGGGAACACATGAGCTCAAAAATCCAGGACTCGGCCATCAGCAACTTTGGCCAGGAGGAAGCTGACATACTGAGCAACCTGCAGAGGGAGCTGACGGTCAGTATCCAGCTCTTAAAGAGTGGTCCCGAGCCGGTGCTCACCATGGAGGGCCTGACACGAGACGTGGTGAAGGCTGAGAGCCAAATCCGTGACATGATTCGTAAAGTGGAGAAGAACATGACACGACACCGTGAAGCTTTTTCACTTATGACCCAAGTGGAGTGGCAGTATCAGGACCACAGTGGGAAATTTGTGCCTTTTGACCTTCTGACCAACTACGACCTGGAGGAGGCATTACAGTTTAAGCAGCCTCGTGTAATGATCAGCATCAATAATGACCCTTATGAGGCGAACTTTATCTCTGGGAAAGCTAAAGGGAAACACAGAGAGATTGAATTGAAAAGGATTGATCGAAAAC aAGAACAAAATTCTGTCTCTTTACCCAGTCATTGGAAAGACATGAAGGGAAAGTTCCTTTTGAAGGTCGAAATTCAACAAGGCAGTAAAGAATACGCTGATGTGGAGACGTTGTTCAGGCAAACAGGATTGACCTCAAACATCCTTAAA ATTGAAAGAGTTCAGAATGAGACCTTATGGAAGAACTACATGAACCAGAAGGTATAcctggaaaaaaagaacaaccaCACAAACAATGAAAAGCTGCTTTTCCACGGCACCGGCCCTGCTAATATCGATAAGATCAACGAGCGAGGTTTCAATCGCAGCTATGCCGGGATGCATG GTGCCATGTACGGGAACGGTGTGTATTTTGCTGTTGACCCGTGTTACTCTGCCCAAGGCTATGCCAAGCCTGATCAGAAAGGCCACAAGCGCATGTATTTGGCTCGTGTGTTGGTTGGTGACTTCACCACAGGGAAAGCTGgtctcctcacacctccagacAAAAAATCAACTGGCACGGAGCAGTATGACAGCGTCACTGATCCAAATCAAACAATGTTTGTGATCTTCCACGATGTTTACGCCTATCCTGAATACCTAATTACGTTCCAGTAA